The genomic segment cagttcgctgaaggacgtacggaggaggagccagaggcaacCGCAAAGGCGTTTTATGACATGTTTGCCGCGGCACAGAAACCCCTTCACGGCCAgacaaaggtttctcaactggatgccattggacgcataatggcgttgaagtcccagtatagcctgagtcgagacgccttcgatggtatgttgacagttattggcagcctgcttccggagggtcaccttctgccaaagagcatgcacgagtcacagaaactccttcgtgcacttaagatgccgtatgagcagatacatgcttgcccgaaggggtgcgtcctatttaggaaagaatacgtggaagcaaagtactgtccaaagtgtaaatcatctaggttcctggaggtagattctggtgatggccagaagaggcagcttgacattcccgtgacaatcctacggcaccttccgttcataccgaggatccaacggctatacatgaccgaggaatccgcgaaacagatgacatggcacaaaaatggcaaacgatacaatcctgacaggatggtacatgcatccgatggtgaagcatggacccacttcgatggcattcatcatgagaaagctaaagaggctcgtaatgtacgtgttgcgctggcaacagatgggttcaatccttatggaatgatggctgccccatacacatgttggcccgtgttcgttatccccctcaatctcccccccggcatatgctttcaacgacagaacgtattcttgtcgttgataattcctggacacccggggaataatatgggtgtgttcatggagcctgtgattgatgaattggtccgtgcttgggaggaaggggtatggacatacgaccgagctacaaagaaaaacttcaaaatgcatgtttggtaccactactccctgcatgacttcctggcgtatgggatattctgcgcctggtgtgttcacgggaagttcccatgcccagtatgcaaggaaggtctgaggttcatttggttgcagaagggtggcaagtattcatcgttcgacaaacatcggcaattcctccctcttgaccatgcattcagacgagacatcaagaactttacgaaaggtgtcgtagtgacagaccctgcaccaccgataatgactggtgccacggttcgtgaacagatagatggtctcgtggtcaatccagaaggtggttttgtgggatatggtgagcaacatatgtggactcataagtcgggcttgactcggctcccctattttgatgacct from the Phragmites australis chromosome 19, lpPhrAust1.1, whole genome shotgun sequence genome contains:
- the LOC133900125 gene encoding uncharacterized protein LOC133900125, with the protein product MALKSQYSLSRDAFDGMLTVIGSLLPEGHLLPKSMHESQKLLRALKMPYEQIHACPKGCVLFRKEYVEAKYCPKCKSSRFLEVDSGDGQKRQLDIPVTILRHLPFIPRIQRLYMTEESAKQMTWHKNGKRYNPDRMVHASDGEAWTHFDGIHHEKAKEARNVRVALATDGFNPYGMMAAPYTCWPVFVIPLNLPPGICFQRQNVFLSLIIPGHPGNNMGVFMEPVIDELVRAWEEGVWTYDRATKKNFKMHVWYHYSLHDFLAYGIFCAWCVHGKFPCPVCKEGLRFIWLQKGGKYSSFDKHRQFLPLDHAFRRDIKNFTKGVVVTDPAPPIMTGATVREQIDGLVVNPEGGFVGYGEQHMWTHKSGLTRLPYFDDLLLPHNIDVMHTEKNVAEALWATIMDIPDKSKDNVKARVDLATICDRPNQHMKPPSRGKTWRRPKADFVLSKPQRREVLEWIQTLMFPDGYAANLRRGVNLSTMRVLGMKSHDYHIWIERLLPAMVRGYVPEHVWLVLAELSYFFRQLCAKELSRTVIADLEKMAPVLLCKLEKIFPPGFFNPMQHLILHLPYEARMGGPVQGRWCYPIERCLKVLRKKCRNKCKIEASIAEAYILEEVANFTTTYYGDNLPSVHNPPPRYNAGENESNLSLFRGQLGSASASTPKTLNHEEWRHIMLYVLTNLDEVAPYMQEFLHEFWRKSRDPTPQQVDTLLRQGAGNGMPDFISWFKRKVPSNLART